In Candidatus Contubernalis alkalaceticus, the genomic window ATTATGCCAAGAAAAACAGGAAACTGAGTGAAACCAATATTTATCATGTTATGATAAGAGGAAGCGAGAAAAAGATATAAAGATCTTCACTGAATGATCGGTAACTGGGCAAGGGATAGGCCCATATATTGGTAACAGGGTTAATTGCTGTAAGTCAAGTTCCGGAATCTCCGGGCATTGATTGTAATCCCATTAGTACACAACAAGTAGAAATCAGTAGGGCCATCACATGATTGGAAATTGATGATAGGAAAAGAAAGGAATCTAAATGGAATTATTAGATCAGATCGTTCATTATAGTCAGATTATAAGAGAGTTTGGCTATGCCGCTATGTTAATAATTAGTGCTGCAATTATAATGCAGTGTCATGTACCAATGATTCCTTTTGCTGTTGTTGCTGGTGTGTGCGGTTATCTTTATAATTTTCAACAAGGTATGCTGCTAGCATGGGGAAGTGTCGTAGCAGGTTCATTTATTGCTTTAAATGTTTTTAGGTTTTTTAAGCTAGACCGGTTTACCAGTAAATTATTGTCTCGATATAAAGTTCTGCCTAAATTAAGTGATAAATTTGTGATAGGTTTTATAGTGATCGTTCATAATATACCAGCAATACCTATAGCTATACCCAATATCGTAGCAGCAATGAGCAGCATATCACTTTCCAGGTTTATTATATTTACCGCTGTAGGATTACTAGTTCCTTGTGTCTTATTTACTGGCTTTGGTGCAGGGGTAGATGCCTTTTTTGCTAATCCTGGAATCCTAACCTTAATTCCAATATTGGTTATAATAGTATTTTTATTTCTAATAAAGTTTATTAATTTAGATGAGTTATTATCTAAATACGAGTAAAAATTCCTTCATTTGACGTTGTTTTCATCCTTGATAATTTTCCCATAATTGACAAGAAATGTATTATTTAAACCAGGAAAGATATTGTTTTTCACGCAAACATGTGATGCCTATTTATGTGGAGGTGTTTTTATAAAAATATCAAGTTAAGGAAAAGCTTTCATGGAGTAGGGAAGATTAAGTAATTGCTTTTCAAGTTAATCAAGGTTGGGCATTGACAGGTACATAATGAGGAATTTGGCCGGGGTCGAAGAGATTACCTTACTATATTAATAAGTCAGGGTATTGTGAACTACGTTGGACAATTTCTCTATGGAAAATGGTTTTTTTATGGCTCCTTTAAAGCCGTAACCTTTGTAATTGGCTATTGATGAATCCTCAGAGTAGCCGCTGGAGACGATTGCTTTTACTTCAGGGTCTTTCTTTAATAGCTCTTTCAACGTGTCCTTACCGCCCATGCCGCCGGGGATAGTCAGGTCCAAAATTACCAGGTCAAAGGGGCAGCCGTTTTTCTGCGCATCCATATACTTTTCTATGGTTTCCTGCCCGTTTTTTGCATGAGAAACATTATAACCGATGGTAGTTAATATTTCTTCTGCTACCTTCAGTAAATCCTCCTGGTCATCCATGATCAGGATTTTTCCGGTTCCGTAAGAAATATTCTCTACTGCAGGAACTTGTGCCCTGTCTCTGTTGGAGGCAGGCAAATAAATAAAAAAGCTGGTTCCTACTTCGGTTTCGGATTCTGCGGAGATATAGCCGCCGTGATTCTTAATAATGGAGTAACACGTTGCCAGGCCCAGGCCGCTTCCCTGTTGTTTCGTGGTAAAAAATGGGTCAAATATTTTATTTATATATTCCTTCGGTATGCCGACCCCTTCATCTCGAATGGTAATTTTCACATAGTTCCCCTCAGGTAACAGTGAGGCATGAAAGTTAGCTTTTACTTCTGTGTTTTCTGCAGTTATGTACAACTCTCCCCCGTCGGGCATTGCCTGCAGGGAATTGATGACAATATTGTTTAATACCTGGCTAAATTGTCCTTCATCAATTTCTACCATGTAAAGGTTTTCGTCGATGTAAAATTTACAGCAGACATTGGAACCGCTTAAGGTAAACTTCACGTTACTAACTAAAGACTGTTTAATGGATACTGTTTTTTTAACCGGGGCAGCGCCGTTAGCAAAGGTAAATAACTGATTGGATAGGTCTTTCACCCGAAGGATTGCCTGCTCTATATTTTCCAGCTTCTCCAACACTTTTTGTGGATCTTCTATATAAAACTTGGCCAGAGATGTATTGCCTAACAGTGCAGCTAAATAGTTATTGAAGTCATGGGCAATTCCACCGGCAAGGGTACTGATTGACTCAAGCTTGTCTATTTTAAAGATTTCCTGCTCCAGTTTTTTATGTTCTGTAATGTCTCTGTTTGTCCCGGTTATGCTGGTGATCATCCCTTTTTCATCAAACACCGGCATCAAGACGGTATTGTATGTATGTTTAGTGCCGTCAGGTATAATGATTGTGGTCTCAGCTTCTACAGATTTTTCTGTTTCAAGAACCTTTAAAATCTGTTTTTCAAATTCTTGAGCCAGGTCTTTGGGAATGTTAAGCTCATAATTATTTTTGCCAATAATCTCGTGAGATTCAAGCTGGAAAGTTTTGCAAAGGCTCTGGTTGACAGCGATATACCGCATTTCCGGGTTATAGCTGTAAATATGGTCTGGCGTATTATCCACCAGCAGACGGTATTTTGCTTCTGAAGCCTGGAGCTTTTTTCTGCTCTCATTCAGGGCATCCTCTGCCTGTTTGCGCTCGGTAATATCTCGGCTTACAACTGCGGCTCCAACGACTTTTGAATCTTCACTTGAAAAACACGGGGAGTAGGTGACATCCACATATCTGCAGCCCAAACCCGGGAGATCAAACCATGCGGCATAGTTGACGGTTTCTCCGGAAAAACAGCGGTCAATGGCAGGTTTTACGGTATCATGAAAGGCCTGTTCACCCAGGAACTCTGAAACATGCCTGCCAATAATATCCTCTTTTTTAAAACCACCCTTTTTTGTATAAGATTTGTTTACGAATCTGTATCTGTATTCCCTGTCCACCAGGGACATGAAATCATTGGAAGAAGATACGATCTGCTCGTAAACCTTTAACTCTTCTTCCTGTGCCTGCTTCCGCTGGGTGATGTCAGCAGCCATTTCCATTCTCACCATGCGGCCATCTACCCAGCGTAAAGCTATGTCACGGCACTCATACCACCGGTTGTTTCTATTGTTTTTATGTTCATGTATGTAAGTCCCAGTGGGCTGGCCGTTTGCATCCAGCAGCTTATCATTGGTACAAAATTCGCAGGGCCCTGTTTGGCCTGCCTGGATTACCTTCCAGCATTTCTTTCCGACAACATTACCGAGATTCTTTTTGCCGTATTCATTAATAAATAATATTTCATATGTCTCCATATCTGCCACGTAAATTAAGGCTGCAGTATTGTCCAGTACCGTCAGCAGCCCCTGGTGCCTCTCTTTTATCCGCTGCTCTGCCTTTTTGTGTTTGGTCATGTCCTTAAAGGAAGCCATTATTTGAATTGGTTTTCCACCCTGCGTGTAAACCATAGCTGCCGTAATGTGAAGAAATTTAATTTCATTATCTTGTATCTTGGCATCCAGCTGGATCTCGTAACTGCCCTTTTCCATTAAATTTTTAAGAATTGCTGCAGCCTTTTCGCTTCCCTTCCAAAAATCCATTACCGGGCGGCCCACAACTTCATTTTCATGCTCATAACCCCACAGGCGCAAAAACGCAGGATTCACATATGTCAGAATTCCATCCAGGTCGGCTAATGCAATGGCAATGATAGAAGAATTTATAGCCTGTTCTTTGATATAGAGGTTCATTTCTGCCTGCCTACATTTAGCGATATCAAAGGCCATAAAATTTGCTTCAGTTATCTTTCCACTGTCACTTTCTTGACACATAACTTACCTCCTGATACTAATAAGTATTGTTTTAGTCATCATTTTAAAATGTTGAATAAATCATCAAATGTAATTACTA contains:
- a CDS encoding TVP38/TMEM64 family protein → MELLDQIVHYSQIIREFGYAAMLIISAAIIMQCHVPMIPFAVVAGVCGYLYNFQQGMLLAWGSVVAGSFIALNVFRFFKLDRFTSKLLSRYKVLPKLSDKFVIGFIVIVHNIPAIPIAIPNIVAAMSSISLSRFIIFTAVGLLVPCVLFTGFGAGVDAFFANPGILTLIPILVIIVFLFLIKFINLDELLSKYE
- a CDS encoding PAS domain S-box protein, yielding MCQESDSGKITEANFMAFDIAKCRQAEMNLYIKEQAINSSIIAIALADLDGILTYVNPAFLRLWGYEHENEVVGRPVMDFWKGSEKAAAILKNLMEKGSYEIQLDAKIQDNEIKFLHITAAMVYTQGGKPIQIMASFKDMTKHKKAEQRIKERHQGLLTVLDNTAALIYVADMETYEILFINEYGKKNLGNVVGKKCWKVIQAGQTGPCEFCTNDKLLDANGQPTGTYIHEHKNNRNNRWYECRDIALRWVDGRMVRMEMAADITQRKQAQEEELKVYEQIVSSSNDFMSLVDREYRYRFVNKSYTKKGGFKKEDIIGRHVSEFLGEQAFHDTVKPAIDRCFSGETVNYAAWFDLPGLGCRYVDVTYSPCFSSEDSKVVGAAVVSRDITERKQAEDALNESRKKLQASEAKYRLLVDNTPDHIYSYNPEMRYIAVNQSLCKTFQLESHEIIGKNNYELNIPKDLAQEFEKQILKVLETEKSVEAETTIIIPDGTKHTYNTVLMPVFDEKGMITSITGTNRDITEHKKLEQEIFKIDKLESISTLAGGIAHDFNNYLAALLGNTSLAKFYIEDPQKVLEKLENIEQAILRVKDLSNQLFTFANGAAPVKKTVSIKQSLVSNVKFTLSGSNVCCKFYIDENLYMVEIDEGQFSQVLNNIVINSLQAMPDGGELYITAENTEVKANFHASLLPEGNYVKITIRDEGVGIPKEYINKIFDPFFTTKQQGSGLGLATCYSIIKNHGGYISAESETEVGTSFFIYLPASNRDRAQVPAVENISYGTGKILIMDDQEDLLKVAEEILTTIGYNVSHAKNGQETIEKYMDAQKNGCPFDLVILDLTIPGGMGGKDTLKELLKKDPEVKAIVSSGYSEDSSIANYKGYGFKGAIKKPFSIEKLSNVVHNTLTY